TTGCGACACTCCAAGCCCAGCAACTACATTGTCATTATATTTAGAAGCAAAATTGTTAATTAAAATATTCGCCACACTTATAAGCACATTGTTCATAAACACAGGAAAACCAATAGAAAATACATTGTTTAATATATCACTGCTAATTAAAAAATCTTTTATCTTTATAGAGAGAAAAGTGCTTTTTTTGAGTATATAAAAAGTATAATAGAAAAAAGAACATGCATTTCCTATTATAGTAGCCAAAGCAGCACCAGCAACACCCATATTCATATAAATTATCATTATAGGATCAAGTATAATATTTACTACAGTACCAAGCACCATTCCAAACATAGCCTCCTTAGAAGCCCCCTCAGAACGCACAACCTGCCCCATAGACATCTGACAAACTACAAATATAGCACCAATAGCAACTATAAGTAAATAATCCCTAGCAAAACTATAAGTGTTAGAACTAGCTCCAGATAATTTTAATATATTTTCTAAAAACACAAAAAATACTATCATACACACTAAACCAGTAGCAACACTTGCATAAAAAACAAAAGATGAAACCTTTTTAGCTTTGTCATAATTCTTAGAGCCTAAACATCTAGATATATATGAAGCTCCGCCTATACCATATATAGAACCAAAAGACATAAGAACCAAATATATAGGCATAGTTAAAGAAACAGCAGCAACCTGATTGGGGTCACTTGTCTTACCAACAAAAAATGTATCAACCATATTATAAAACACGTTTACAAGCATTCCAAGTATTGTTGGAAGAGCTAATGTAATTAATGCCTTATAAACAGGATAGTTCTCAAACACATCAATTTTTTTATCATTTTTATTCATACATTTCCTAAATACAATTATAATTAAAAAGCATTGTATTATAATCCATTTTATCATTATATCAAGCAATAAATAATTAAATGGATTTTACTATTTCAAATAAGATGAAAGCATAAGATAAGCACCATATTCAAATCTTTCGTCAGCGTCTTCAAATTTTATTTCTATTTCTGTTTCATCTGAATTGGAAGCTCCGTAATAAATATTTGATACATGTATATATACATTAGCTTTATTATATGAATCATGAAGTAAATAATAATTAATAAATCCTCCATCGCCGTCATCTTTTTCTAAACCTAATTTTGATACAGCTCCTCTTACTGATCCAACAGTAGTTTTTGAAGGAATTTTTTCAATTAATTCATCTTTTGTTTCTAATGAAAGCTGATTGAAAGGCTGAACTATTTCATAATCTAAAAGCTGAGCTCTCCATTTTTCTATTAAAGATTTTTCAATTTCTATTGGGCTTACTAAAGTGATAAAG
The genomic region above belongs to Brachyspira sp. SAP_772 and contains:
- a CDS encoding MATE family efflux transporter produces the protein MNKNDKKIDVFENYPVYKALITLALPTILGMLVNVFYNMVDTFFVGKTSDPNQVAAVSLTMPIYLVLMSFGSIYGIGGASYISRCLGSKNYDKAKKVSSFVFYASVATGLVCMIVFFVFLENILKLSGASSNTYSFARDYLLIVAIGAIFVVCQMSMGQVVRSEGASKEAMFGMVLGTVVNIILDPIMIIYMNMGVAGAALATIIGNACSFFYYTFYILKKSTFLSIKIKDFLISSDILNNVFSIGFPVFMNNVLISVANILINNFASKYNDNVVAGLGVSQRIFTLVLLVFIGLGQGVQPFIGYNFASKNYKRMNASIKLSCLISFVSGVLFLIIAFIFSKDLIRIFIDNDEVIEYGSKFLIAAYSVAPVIGFQFVFISTFQALGKALPSLILSICRQGLAFIPAIYIGTKFFGIQGIIWSQPIADIVSILLSAIMYIYIYKKAKKKLINVS